A part of Microbacterium terregens genomic DNA contains:
- a CDS encoding sugar 3,4-ketoisomerase produces the protein MVGNPARIVGYAETANPTASKPPTATAPEGITPLRTVSDIRGDLLPIDLPGDLPFAPQRVFFVHGVPSKEVRGEHAHRQCEQFLVCLTGSVSCIVDDGTSRNEYVLDDPSLGLHMPAMTWGTQYDYSPDAVLVVFASRPYEDADYIRDYEQFLALAKG, from the coding sequence GTGGTGGGTAACCCCGCACGCATCGTCGGATACGCCGAGACCGCCAACCCGACCGCGTCGAAGCCACCCACGGCGACCGCCCCAGAGGGCATCACGCCACTGCGGACCGTGAGCGATATCCGCGGCGATCTGCTGCCCATCGACCTGCCCGGCGACCTTCCCTTCGCGCCCCAGCGCGTGTTCTTCGTGCACGGCGTGCCTTCCAAAGAGGTGCGCGGCGAGCACGCCCACCGGCAGTGCGAGCAGTTCCTGGTCTGTCTCACAGGCAGCGTCTCGTGCATCGTCGACGACGGCACCAGCCGCAACGAGTACGTGCTCGACGATCCCTCTCTGGGCCTGCACATGCCTGCGATGACGTGGGGCACTCAGTATGACTACAGCCCCGATGCCGTGCTCGTGGTGTTCGCCTCGCGCCCGTACGAGGACGCGGACTACATCCGCGACTACGAACAGTTCCTCGCCCTCGCCAAGGGCTGA
- a CDS encoding GtrA family protein, translating to MSEDPRQGRSTRAAAWRFLIVGGANTVATTALLIGLSYLMPSWLAYTIAFAAGLIFSTVFAARWVFTRDGSHRAALVYALCYLVIYFVGLLVIAGIRALDWPEYLNGLSVIVTAPLGFVAGRIVFRERQREEPADG from the coding sequence GTGAGCGAGGACCCGCGCCAGGGACGATCGACCCGAGCCGCCGCCTGGCGCTTCCTGATTGTCGGCGGAGCGAACACGGTGGCGACGACGGCCCTGCTCATCGGTCTGAGTTATCTCATGCCCAGCTGGCTCGCTTACACGATCGCGTTCGCGGCCGGCCTCATCTTCTCCACGGTCTTCGCCGCCCGCTGGGTCTTCACAAGAGACGGTTCGCACCGCGCGGCCCTCGTCTACGCGCTCTGCTACCTTGTGATCTACTTCGTCGGCCTGCTGGTGATCGCGGGGATCCGCGCGCTCGACTGGCCCGAGTACTTGAACGGGCTGAGCGTCATCGTGACGGCGCCTCTGGGTTTCGTCGCGGGACGGATAGTGTTTCGAGAGCGCCAACGTGAGGAGCCCGCTGATGGCTGA
- a CDS encoding glycosyltransferase family 2 protein: MTDFSIVIPVYGNEENIPSLLARLTELMSDLPAQSEVVFVVDGSPDGSYAALATALPDAAFRSQLLQHSRNFGSFAAIRTGLAAAKGESIGVMAADLQEPAELMVEFQRVLASGAVDVAVGRRVARSDPALSSLGSRTFWSLYRRTIARDMPPGGVDVFGCTRAVAQELVQLDEANSSLVAQLYWVGFRRAEIPYSRQLREHGKSSWTFRKRVKYLLDSVFAFTNLPLDLLLITGVFGTAVVVVVAAVILGFYIAGGITEPGYVPLMLTILFSTFLTITSIGIVGAYVWRIFDNTKRRPSSIVMSREEW; this comes from the coding sequence GTGACGGACTTCTCGATCGTCATCCCCGTGTACGGGAACGAGGAGAACATCCCCTCCCTCCTGGCTCGGCTGACCGAGCTGATGAGCGATCTGCCCGCGCAGAGCGAGGTCGTCTTCGTCGTCGACGGCTCCCCCGACGGGTCGTATGCCGCCCTCGCAACGGCGCTGCCCGACGCCGCGTTCCGATCGCAGCTACTCCAACATTCGCGCAACTTCGGCTCGTTCGCCGCCATCCGCACCGGCCTGGCCGCCGCGAAGGGCGAATCGATCGGCGTGATGGCGGCCGACCTGCAGGAGCCCGCCGAGCTCATGGTCGAATTCCAGCGCGTGCTCGCCAGCGGCGCCGTCGACGTGGCGGTGGGGCGACGCGTGGCACGCAGCGATCCTGCGCTCTCGAGCCTCGGGTCACGCACCTTCTGGAGCCTGTACCGGCGCACGATCGCTCGCGACATGCCTCCGGGCGGGGTCGACGTGTTCGGCTGCACCCGTGCCGTCGCGCAGGAGCTCGTGCAGCTCGACGAGGCCAACTCGAGCCTCGTCGCGCAGCTGTACTGGGTGGGCTTCCGCCGCGCCGAGATCCCCTACAGCCGCCAGCTACGCGAGCATGGCAAGAGCAGCTGGACGTTCCGCAAGCGTGTGAAGTACCTGCTTGACAGCGTCTTCGCGTTCACGAACCTTCCGCTCGACCTTCTGCTCATCACCGGCGTGTTCGGTACGGCGGTCGTGGTCGTCGTGGCGGCGGTGATCCTCGGCTTCTACATCGCCGGTGGCATCACTGAACCGGGGTATGTGCCTCTCATGCTCACGATCCTGTTCTCCACATTCCTGACCATCACCTCGATCGGCATCGTCGGCGCCTATGTGTGGCGCATCTTCGACAACACCAAGCGCCGACCGTCCTCGATCGTGATGAGCCGCGAGGAGTGGTGA
- a CDS encoding DegT/DnrJ/EryC1/StrS family aminotransferase, with translation MTEQRRVPFNDLARGMTRDRDALLDATAAVVDSGYAVLGAQHAAFERELAAYLRAGDAVGVANGTDALELAIKAVMPQGRSVVLTAGNAGAYTSTATVRAGYTPRYADVDPQTLCLTVATVSDALTDAVGVVVVTHLYGYLGDAAALRTLCDERGVALVEDCAQAIGAVRPDGHASTFGHAGTFSFYPTKNLGAIGDGGAVVPASPEIAARVRQLRQYGWDGKYNAALTGGTNSRLDELQAAFLRIRLPLVDGFNQRRRDIIARYRDATTGLDPELLTVLPADGVEHAAHLAIARSSRRDNVRAQLAGAGIPTDIHFPLPDWEQPAFARFAPQQDLPSTTTACVEILSLPLFPELTDGEVETVSAAIRSLT, from the coding sequence ATGACTGAGCAACGCCGCGTCCCGTTCAATGACCTCGCGAGGGGGATGACGCGCGACCGCGACGCCCTGCTGGACGCGACGGCCGCAGTGGTCGACTCCGGCTATGCGGTCCTCGGCGCACAGCACGCCGCATTCGAGAGGGAACTCGCCGCCTACCTCCGAGCCGGCGACGCCGTGGGCGTCGCGAACGGCACGGACGCCCTCGAGCTCGCGATCAAGGCTGTCATGCCTCAGGGCCGGAGCGTCGTGCTCACAGCCGGTAATGCCGGTGCCTACACGTCAACTGCGACGGTGCGCGCGGGATACACCCCGCGCTACGCCGACGTCGATCCGCAGACGCTGTGCCTGACCGTGGCGACAGTCTCCGACGCGCTCACGGACGCCGTCGGCGTCGTCGTCGTCACCCACCTGTACGGCTACCTCGGTGACGCCGCCGCGTTGCGCACCCTCTGCGATGAGAGAGGCGTTGCGCTCGTCGAGGACTGCGCGCAGGCCATCGGCGCGGTCCGCCCCGATGGCCACGCGTCGACCTTCGGTCACGCTGGCACGTTCAGCTTCTACCCCACCAAGAACCTGGGCGCCATCGGCGACGGCGGGGCCGTCGTGCCCGCCTCCCCCGAGATAGCGGCGCGCGTGCGCCAGCTGCGGCAGTACGGCTGGGACGGCAAGTACAACGCCGCCCTCACCGGCGGAACGAATTCGCGCCTCGATGAGCTGCAGGCGGCGTTCCTGCGTATCCGGCTCCCGCTCGTCGACGGGTTCAACCAGCGTCGCCGCGACATCATCGCCCGCTACCGGGATGCCACGACCGGCCTCGATCCCGAGCTGCTGACCGTGCTCCCCGCCGACGGTGTGGAGCACGCCGCCCACCTCGCGATCGCCCGCAGCTCGCGTCGCGACAACGTACGCGCACAGCTCGCCGGCGCCGGCATCCCCACCGACATCCACTTCCCGCTGCCTGACTGGGAGCAGCCTGCCTTCGCGCGATTCGCGCCCCAACAGGACCTGCCGAGCACCACGACCGCGTGCGTCGAGATCCTCAGCCTGCCTCTGTTCCCCGAGCTCACCGACGGCGAGGTCGAGACGGTGTCGGCCGCCATCCGGAGCCTGACGTGA
- the rfbB gene encoding dTDP-glucose 4,6-dehydratase — MANLLVTGGAGFIGSNFVHHVVDHTDDHVTVLDALTYAGNLDSLRGLSEDRMTFVKGDITDAGLVDELFSQADAVVHYAAESHNDNSLHDPRPFLDTNIVGTYTLLEAARRHDLRFHHISTDEVYGDLELDDPERFTEQTPYNPSSPYSSTKAGSDLLVRAWVRSFGVRATISNCSNNYGPYQHVEKFIPRQITNVLRGVRPKLYGGGQNVRDWIHADDHSSAVLTILDKGEIGETYLIGADGEKNNKDVVELILELMGEPRDSYDHVTDRAGHDLRYAIDSTKLRTELDWHPSYEDFEAGLKATIQWYRDNESWWAPAKDGVEAFYASKGQ; from the coding sequence ATGGCGAACCTGCTCGTGACCGGCGGCGCCGGTTTCATCGGCTCGAACTTCGTGCACCACGTCGTAGACCACACCGACGACCACGTGACCGTGCTGGACGCGCTCACGTACGCCGGCAACCTCGATTCCCTCAGGGGCCTCTCCGAGGACCGCATGACGTTCGTAAAGGGCGACATTACGGATGCCGGACTCGTTGACGAGTTGTTCTCGCAAGCGGATGCGGTGGTGCACTACGCCGCCGAGTCGCACAACGACAACTCGCTGCACGACCCGCGTCCGTTCCTAGACACGAATATCGTCGGCACCTACACGTTGCTGGAGGCCGCGCGCCGACACGACCTCCGCTTTCACCACATCTCCACCGACGAGGTGTACGGCGATCTCGAGCTCGACGACCCCGAACGCTTCACCGAACAGACGCCCTATAATCCTTCGTCGCCGTATTCGTCGACGAAGGCTGGTAGCGATCTGCTCGTGCGTGCCTGGGTGCGCTCGTTCGGTGTGCGTGCGACGATCTCGAACTGCTCGAACAACTACGGGCCGTACCAGCACGTCGAGAAGTTCATTCCCCGCCAGATCACGAACGTCCTGCGGGGTGTTCGGCCGAAGCTGTACGGCGGCGGCCAGAACGTGCGCGATTGGATTCACGCCGACGACCACTCCTCTGCTGTGCTCACAATCCTTGACAAGGGAGAGATTGGCGAGACATATCTGATCGGCGCCGACGGCGAGAAGAACAACAAGGACGTCGTCGAACTCATCCTCGAGCTGATGGGTGAGCCGCGCGACTCATACGACCACGTCACCGACCGCGCGGGCCACGACCTGCGCTACGCGATCGACTCCACGAAGTTGCGCACCGAGCTCGACTGGCATCCCTCGTACGAGGACTTTGAGGCGGGTCTGAAGGCCACGATCCAGTGGTACCGCGACAACGAGAGCTGGTGGGCTCCAGCCAAGGACGGCGTCGAGGCCTTCTACGCGTCGAAGGGGCAGTAG
- the rfbA gene encoding glucose-1-phosphate thymidylyltransferase RfbA, which yields MKGIILAGGSGTRLHPITLGISKQLIPVYDKPMVYYPLSTLMLAGIRDILIITTPHDADQFERLLGDGSQFGVNLTFARQPSPDGLAQAFTIGADFIGDDKVALVLGDNLLYGPGLGTQLKRYADVDGGAVFAYWVAEPSAYGVVEFDRDGKAVSLEEKPVEPKSNYAVPGLYFYDNDVIEIARSLAPSARGEYEITDVNRAYLERSALQVEVLPRGTAWLDTGTFDQMTDAGDYVRTMERRTGLRIGVPEEVAWRQGFLTDDQLRERATKLVKSGYGSYLLTILERGL from the coding sequence GTGAAAGGCATCATTCTCGCAGGCGGCTCCGGAACCAGGCTTCACCCCATCACGCTGGGGATTTCCAAGCAACTCATCCCGGTATACGACAAGCCGATGGTGTACTACCCGTTGTCGACGCTGATGCTGGCAGGGATCCGCGACATCCTGATCATCACGACGCCTCACGACGCGGACCAGTTCGAGCGCCTGCTGGGCGACGGTTCGCAGTTCGGTGTGAACCTCACGTTCGCCCGCCAGCCCTCGCCCGACGGCCTCGCCCAGGCCTTCACGATCGGTGCCGACTTCATCGGCGACGACAAAGTTGCGCTGGTGCTGGGCGACAACTTGCTCTATGGCCCGGGACTGGGGACGCAGCTCAAGCGCTACGCGGACGTCGACGGCGGAGCGGTATTCGCATACTGGGTCGCCGAACCCAGCGCGTACGGTGTCGTCGAGTTCGACCGTGACGGCAAGGCCGTCTCTCTTGAGGAGAAACCGGTCGAGCCGAAGAGCAACTACGCGGTGCCTGGTCTCTATTTCTACGACAACGACGTGATAGAGATCGCCCGCTCACTGGCCCCGAGCGCCCGCGGCGAGTACGAGATCACGGACGTAAACCGCGCGTATCTCGAGCGCTCCGCACTACAGGTCGAGGTCCTCCCCCGCGGCACCGCGTGGCTCGACACCGGAACCTTCGACCAAATGACAGATGCCGGCGACTACGTCCGCACGATGGAGCGCCGTACAGGTCTGCGTATCGGCGTACCTGAGGAGGTCGCGTGGCGTCAGGGTTTCCTGACAGACGACCAATTGCGTGAGCGCGCCACGAAGCTCGTCAAGTCAGGCTATGGCTCCTACCTGCTGACCATCCTTGAGAGAGGCCTCTGA
- a CDS encoding DUF6541 family protein, translating into MAVVGGALCWGVGLRGFSAIAIAPAAAVTVIGVTAVASGAVGIPWSVFVVIVASAVIGVVLWILRRRVFAPAPRGARHSLRVDTGLLAGLSLAVCLICWRVLTVIGGAENISQSFDNVFHLNALRYVLDTGNASSLMIGRMTNPAGGLGFYPAGWHGLTSLVVQVSGVSIPVAVNAVTVVTAAVIWPLGAILLARALLGSGAAVSIAAGVLAAAFPSFPLLVMDYGVLYPYQLGLALVPVALTATLRALGLAGDRGGRFPTWWWWVILAGAIPGIAIAHPGAFVSWVALSFPMAVAYAWLQWRASRSSRARWAVAVGSVVYLGAGLLVLIVLRPPLDARGWPLQTSMLDAVWRVLSVSIWYSGSAVLAALAVVLGLLWAVIRPSQQSLIAVGMFAVAAILFVVVAALPLPQLRDLLTGSWYNNLPRLAAMLPLASVPLGAYGVSASCDWLAGRWRTPRTRASSAGNALANVIIAVAIVAGVVGTQVGAMNNAVASAQSSFRLDEDSALINSDEWEILARLDEHVPPGVFVAGNPYTGASLAYALADRPVLMPHILMEVTDDIQALNDGLASAGSASAACDAVNALNVGFVLDFGRGEVHGADHTPPGFVDLAESDAVTEVDREGDASLYKIVACQR; encoded by the coding sequence GTGGCCGTCGTGGGCGGTGCGCTGTGCTGGGGTGTGGGGCTTCGCGGCTTTTCGGCGATTGCCATCGCGCCGGCCGCTGCCGTGACCGTGATCGGGGTCACCGCCGTTGCCTCCGGGGCGGTAGGAATCCCGTGGTCGGTCTTCGTCGTTATCGTCGCTTCAGCCGTGATCGGCGTGGTGCTGTGGATCCTGCGCAGGAGAGTCTTCGCGCCGGCTCCACGAGGAGCGCGACATTCGCTCCGCGTTGATACAGGGCTTTTGGCGGGGCTCTCGCTTGCCGTCTGCCTGATCTGCTGGCGAGTGCTCACTGTCATCGGCGGAGCAGAAAACATTTCGCAGAGCTTCGACAACGTCTTTCATCTCAACGCACTCAGATACGTACTTGACACGGGGAACGCGTCTTCGTTGATGATCGGACGCATGACGAATCCCGCTGGTGGTCTGGGATTTTACCCGGCGGGCTGGCACGGATTGACCTCGCTGGTCGTGCAGGTGAGCGGGGTCTCGATACCTGTGGCGGTGAACGCCGTCACGGTTGTCACGGCTGCGGTGATCTGGCCGCTCGGGGCCATCCTGTTGGCCCGCGCGCTTCTCGGCTCTGGCGCCGCGGTGTCGATCGCGGCCGGCGTGCTCGCGGCCGCCTTCCCAAGTTTTCCGCTTCTGGTAATGGACTATGGAGTCCTGTACCCGTACCAGCTCGGACTCGCGCTCGTGCCGGTCGCGCTGACCGCCACTCTGAGAGCGCTCGGTCTTGCCGGCGACCGAGGCGGCCGCTTCCCGACCTGGTGGTGGTGGGTAATTCTCGCGGGCGCGATACCTGGCATTGCGATCGCGCATCCCGGTGCGTTCGTTTCGTGGGTCGCGTTGTCATTTCCGATGGCGGTTGCCTACGCGTGGTTGCAGTGGCGGGCATCCCGATCGTCCCGCGCCCGGTGGGCGGTGGCGGTCGGAAGCGTCGTGTACCTCGGCGCCGGCTTGCTCGTGCTGATCGTATTGCGCCCGCCCCTCGACGCGCGCGGGTGGCCGCTCCAGACGAGCATGCTTGATGCAGTGTGGCGGGTCCTCAGCGTCAGCATCTGGTACTCAGGCTCAGCGGTGCTGGCCGCCCTCGCTGTAGTCCTCGGTCTCCTCTGGGCAGTCATCCGTCCATCTCAGCAGTCGTTGATCGCCGTGGGCATGTTCGCAGTGGCAGCGATTCTGTTTGTCGTGGTTGCGGCACTTCCCCTGCCGCAGCTGCGTGACCTGCTGACAGGCAGCTGGTACAACAATCTTCCTCGACTCGCCGCGATGCTCCCTTTGGCTTCCGTTCCCCTCGGCGCATACGGTGTATCAGCGTCGTGCGATTGGCTTGCGGGTCGATGGCGTACCCCCCGCACGAGGGCGAGTTCCGCCGGCAATGCGCTGGCTAACGTGATCATCGCGGTTGCGATCGTTGCGGGCGTGGTCGGCACCCAAGTCGGAGCCATGAACAACGCGGTCGCGTCCGCTCAGAGCAGCTTCCGGCTCGACGAGGACTCCGCGCTGATCAACAGCGACGAGTGGGAGATACTGGCTCGGCTTGACGAACACGTTCCCCCTGGAGTGTTCGTCGCGGGCAATCCGTACACCGGTGCGTCCCTTGCATATGCCCTTGCTGACCGTCCCGTCCTCATGCCGCACATCCTGATGGAGGTCACCGACGACATCCAGGCGTTGAACGATGGTCTCGCCTCAGCAGGGTCCGCAAGTGCGGCGTGCGACGCAGTGAATGCGCTGAACGTGGGCTTCGTGCTCGACTTCGGTCGTGGCGAGGTGCACGGGGCCGATCACACGCCTCCCGGTTTCGTCGACCTCGCCGAATCGGATGCCGTGACAGAGGTCGACCGGGAGGGCGACGCCTCGCTCTACAAGATCGTCGCATGCCAACGGTGA
- a CDS encoding glycosyltransferase family 2 protein: protein MTETPGRVLVIVPAWNEERNVGHTVREIRAANPYYDVVVIDDGSHDATAAAATQAGAVVITMPFNLGVGGAMRTGFTYAQRHGYHRAIQVDADGQHNPADIEKVLAGLETADISIGARFADVGDYEVRGPRRWAMIFLARVLSRVANTRLTDATSGFRAAGARAIDQYVRYYPAEYFGDTLDSLVAACHAGLSVTQVPVAMRPRRHGASTQGTVGATVYLLRAVFALSLAVMRRARPVQPHAPQETVA from the coding sequence ATGACAGAGACGCCCGGCCGCGTGCTGGTCATCGTGCCGGCGTGGAACGAAGAGCGGAACGTGGGGCACACGGTGCGCGAGATTCGAGCGGCCAACCCCTACTACGACGTGGTGGTGATCGACGACGGATCCCATGATGCGACCGCCGCGGCGGCCACTCAGGCGGGCGCGGTCGTCATCACCATGCCCTTCAACCTCGGGGTCGGAGGCGCCATGCGGACGGGATTCACGTATGCGCAACGGCACGGGTACCACCGTGCCATCCAGGTCGACGCGGACGGGCAGCACAATCCGGCCGATATCGAGAAGGTGCTCGCCGGCCTTGAGACGGCGGACATCTCAATCGGAGCACGGTTCGCGGACGTCGGCGACTACGAGGTTCGCGGACCTCGCCGTTGGGCGATGATCTTTCTCGCCAGGGTGCTCTCACGCGTTGCGAACACCCGACTGACAGATGCGACGAGCGGCTTCCGTGCAGCCGGTGCGCGCGCGATCGATCAGTATGTCCGCTACTATCCGGCGGAGTACTTCGGCGATACGCTCGACTCCCTCGTGGCAGCGTGCCATGCGGGGCTCAGCGTCACCCAGGTGCCTGTCGCCATGCGCCCCCGCAGGCATGGCGCCTCCACTCAGGGCACCGTCGGCGCGACGGTTTACCTGCTTCGTGCCGTCTTCGCGCTGAGCCTGGCTGTCATGCGCCGGGCGCGCCCGGTTCAGCCGCATGCTCCCCAGGAGACGGTTGCATGA
- a CDS encoding DUF2304 domain-containing protein, with translation MIVFFSIALAVLILVGVIWMLLARRLREKYAVLWLIIGLAVLILGIFPQLLLWLTETLGVQVPANLLFSLAIILLLGVTLHLSWELSQAEDEIRRCAEEAAIARAEIAALSDRLSELDRRIGDVEPGGTLA, from the coding sequence ATGATTGTGTTCTTCAGCATTGCGCTCGCCGTACTCATCCTGGTCGGCGTCATCTGGATGCTTCTGGCCCGCAGGCTCCGCGAGAAGTACGCCGTCCTGTGGTTGATCATCGGGCTCGCCGTGCTCATCCTCGGGATCTTCCCACAGCTACTGTTGTGGCTGACGGAGACTCTCGGTGTGCAGGTGCCCGCAAATCTGCTGTTCTCGCTGGCGATCATCCTGCTGTTGGGCGTCACACTGCACCTGTCGTGGGAACTCTCGCAGGCCGAGGACGAGATACGGCGTTGCGCGGAGGAGGCGGCGATCGCTCGCGCCGAGATCGCCGCGCTGAGTGACCGGCTCTCGGAGCTGGACCGCCGGATCGGGGACGTCGAGCCGGGCGGCACGCTCGCGTGA
- a CDS encoding glycosyltransferase, with protein MTPNQIWAVVTSYRPEAELIAALSALRDQVDELVVVDDGSGPTAEPILREVESQGVRVIQLPTNSGIAFALNAGLRAALDGGAEAIVTFDQDSVVESGFVAALLAARARARTAGRAYGPIVPEYFADVRQVHRVERDGTLISRHAIQSGMLLDADLLHEVGLMREDLFIDLVDTEFELRCTAASRPTIAAPGLTLAHSLGRQYERRMFGRLVRLPGIPPVVTLSAPFRYYYRVRNRLVINRAFWRVQFGWVARDTVLEVIHYANAWLLARPRRALWHLYRMAAHDARRGRMGGMTAELLEVASAISWSASPAE; from the coding sequence GTGACCCCGAATCAGATCTGGGCCGTTGTGACCTCATATCGCCCTGAAGCAGAGTTGATCGCCGCGTTAAGTGCCCTGCGAGACCAGGTCGACGAGCTTGTCGTCGTCGACGACGGCAGCGGACCAACTGCAGAACCGATCCTGCGAGAAGTGGAGAGCCAGGGAGTTCGGGTCATCCAGCTGCCCACCAACAGCGGCATCGCGTTTGCCCTGAACGCCGGACTCCGCGCTGCGCTGGATGGGGGCGCCGAGGCGATAGTGACGTTCGACCAGGACTCTGTGGTCGAGAGCGGCTTCGTTGCAGCGCTGCTCGCGGCGCGCGCCCGTGCCCGCACAGCCGGCCGCGCGTACGGCCCGATCGTTCCGGAATACTTCGCTGACGTGCGTCAGGTGCATCGCGTGGAGCGCGACGGCACGCTGATCAGTCGGCACGCGATCCAGTCGGGCATGCTCCTGGACGCGGACCTGCTGCACGAGGTCGGGCTGATGCGCGAGGACTTGTTCATCGACCTCGTCGACACCGAATTCGAGCTGCGTTGTACCGCGGCCTCTCGCCCGACGATCGCCGCGCCCGGCCTGACGTTAGCCCATAGCCTCGGCCGTCAGTACGAGCGGCGCATGTTCGGCCGATTGGTGCGCCTGCCCGGCATCCCGCCGGTGGTCACGCTGAGCGCACCGTTCCGCTACTACTACCGGGTACGCAACCGCCTTGTCATCAATCGCGCGTTCTGGCGGGTGCAATTCGGTTGGGTTGCGCGCGACACGGTGCTGGAGGTCATCCACTACGCAAACGCCTGGCTGCTCGCGCGGCCAAGGCGGGCGCTCTGGCACCTCTACCGGATGGCGGCGCACGATGCCCGCCGCGGACGGATGGGCGGCATGACGGCAGAGCTCCTAGAGGTGGCGTCGGCCATCAGCTGGTCAGCTTCCCCGGCGGAGTGA
- a CDS encoding polysaccharide biosynthesis protein gives MLRLAGFTGAPILSALAPFIILPVISRIVGADGWANFSAGQSIGILGMVGVLFGWGIVGPVRVARAGSPQEQAVILHESVYSRLVTSAIAIPAAALATFLISGPSFRLESVAVAVAMTVGGFTPAWFCIGQGNPRGLMVFDALPKLAASLISLPVVGLTGQVLWYPALLVAFTVPAFAIHARVTAHGGMRGDAASRGLRTVLRTLVPTAAIDAAGNAYGSTAIPIATAGLGASEASSFASADRVYRIAIMAVIAFGNAFQAWVLEPAAPDRHRRHRLAIVSHVSLGVLGGLAIAALGPWATALLFGASVAAAPVPSALFGVAFFFLSTTTPLIRNILIPSHKYRLVFTATIAAAVVGLATMIAGSAAGSAGLVALGVAASEATAFAVLVIPAVRALRQMPEPDVTPPGKLTS, from the coding sequence ATGCTCAGGCTCGCGGGTTTCACGGGGGCTCCGATCCTCTCGGCGCTCGCTCCCTTCATCATACTTCCCGTCATTTCGCGCATCGTCGGCGCCGATGGCTGGGCGAACTTCTCGGCGGGTCAGTCGATCGGCATCCTCGGCATGGTCGGCGTGCTGTTCGGGTGGGGAATCGTCGGTCCGGTCCGGGTGGCCCGGGCGGGCAGCCCACAGGAGCAAGCCGTCATCCTCCACGAGAGCGTCTACTCGCGACTCGTGACCTCCGCGATCGCGATCCCCGCGGCGGCGCTTGCGACCTTCCTGATCTCGGGGCCTTCTTTCCGTCTCGAATCCGTGGCGGTCGCGGTGGCGATGACCGTTGGGGGCTTCACGCCCGCATGGTTCTGCATCGGTCAGGGTAACCCGCGTGGGCTGATGGTTTTCGACGCCCTACCCAAGCTCGCAGCATCCCTCATCTCCCTTCCCGTCGTCGGGTTGACCGGCCAGGTGCTGTGGTATCCCGCACTGCTGGTCGCTTTCACGGTTCCCGCGTTCGCGATCCATGCCCGGGTGACTGCGCACGGAGGCATGCGCGGTGATGCGGCTTCACGCGGCCTGCGCACCGTGCTGCGGACGCTGGTGCCCACCGCCGCCATTGACGCGGCAGGCAATGCGTACGGCTCAACGGCTATCCCGATTGCAACGGCCGGTCTCGGCGCGTCCGAGGCGAGCTCTTTCGCATCCGCCGACCGCGTCTACCGCATCGCCATCATGGCCGTGATCGCGTTCGGCAATGCTTTCCAGGCATGGGTGCTCGAGCCGGCAGCGCCTGACCGACACCGTCGGCACCGTCTGGCGATCGTCTCGCACGTCTCGCTCGGAGTGCTGGGTGGGCTCGCGATCGCCGCGCTCGGGCCCTGGGCGACTGCTCTGTTGTTCGGCGCGAGCGTGGCGGCCGCCCCCGTCCCCAGCGCCCTATTCGGAGTCGCATTCTTCTTCCTGTCCACAACCACGCCGCTCATCCGAAACATCCTGATCCCATCGCACAAGTATCGACTGGTGTTCACCGCGACGATCGCGGCGGCGGTTGTCGGCCTTGCCACGATGATCGCCGGATCGGCAGCGGGATCCGCCGGTCTGGTCGCTCTCGGAGTCGCTGCCTCGGAGGCGACCGCATTTGCGGTACTCGTCATCCCCGCAGTCCGCGCGCTCCGGCAGATGCCCGAGCCCGATGTCACTCCGCCGGGGAAGCTGACCAGCTGA